ATAGCTTTAATGATGATGATGATGATGATGATGATGATTTTGACGGTCGTAATAGGTGTAATAGTTGCTCTAGACGTAATAGATGTGACCGTTGTAATAGATTTAGGTAGACAAGCAATTAATTTTCGATGAAAAAAAATAATTCGAAGTAATATAAAATTAAATAATACAAAACTCAACTATATAATTGAAAATTTCTTTTTTCATATTTAACACCTACCATTATAAGTATATTATTTTTCCTCAATTTAAGTAGCAAGCTCAATAATATAGTCCCCATCCTTATTCTAAGCTCGACTACTTTCAGTATACTGCAAATTTTAGCATTTTATATTTATTTCGCTTATAATATATATTTTATTTTTATTCACGATTTAACTGAGACCCCTTCACTTTTTTTATTTCAGCAAGGCATTCATGATAATTATAATAATTTAAAACTTACGCTATCATTAGCAAAAATAAAGTAATAATGTAATGTTATACCAAAATGTAAAATAATATGGTAATATATAATTGGAAATAATAATTTGCAATAGTAGTACAAATTTTTTGGAAGAGAGGATAAGTAGTATGGATAAGAGTAAAGGTAGACGAGCTATAATAATGGTATATTTTTCAATTGCTTTTTTATCGTTATTTATAATAGTGTTTAGTATTTATAGTTTGAATAAAGTATATAAAGAGTCTCGTTTTATAATTGAAAAAATACTTCCAATAAAGACACTTTCAACGGGTATTTTAACATCACTAATTTACCAGGAAACGGGAATTAGAGGTTATATTATCACAGAAAACAAAAGAAATTTAAGATCCTATTATTTGGGAATTAAACAAATAAAAGAATACCACAATTCTCTGGATAATTTACATGATACATCATTAGACGTTGTAGCTAGTGATAAACTTAGTAATCAGATGGGAGAAATTGAAAATTTTTTTGAGCAACAAATATTATTAGTCAATAATGGCAAATCACAAGAGGCAAAATTGAACATTAATAAAGGTGAAAATTTAATGGAAGAATTTAGTATAGCTGATAATAATTTAGTTTCTATAATTGACTTAGAGATAAATGATATACATAAAAAAGCGGTAAATACTCAAATAATTCACAAATACCTGTTGATTTTTATAGGTACTTTACTTGTTTTGGTTAATTTTATATTTATTAAATATATATCATATTATATGAATGAAGAAATTAATAAAAAAAATGAGTTGAATAAAGAATTACAAAAATTACTTGTTTCAGAAGACGAGTTTATTGCAAATATTTCACATGAACTTAAAACTCCATTAAATGTAATTTTCTCATCTGCACAGTTGTTTGAAATGTATTGCTATAATGGTTCATTGGACGACCGAAGGGAAAAAATTATCAAATACATTGATTCAATGAAACTAAATTCCTATAGGTTATCCAAACTTATAAATAATATAGTTGATTCATCAAAAATTAAAGCAGGTTTCTTTGAATTGCACTTGTCAAATAATAACATAACGGAGATTATAGAGGGAATAGTAATGTCAGTTATTGACTATAGTGATAGTAAAGGTTTAAATATTATTTTTGATACTGATATAGAAGAGAAAATAATTGGTTGTGACCCAGAAAAGATAGAGAGAATAGTATTAAATCTTATATCCAATGCAATTAAATTTTCAGATAAAGGTACAGAAATATGTGTTAATATTCAAGATAAAAATGAATTTGTTGAAATATCAGTTAGAGATAATGGAGTAGGCATTGATAGTAATCATAAAGATATGATTTTTGATAGATTTAAGCAGGTAAATAAATCTTTATCAAGAAATGCGGAAGGTACAGGTATAGGTTTAAGTTTAGTTAAGTCGATAGTAGAATTACATGGTGGAAAGATATTTGTTGAAAGTGAACTTGGTAAAGGGAGTAAATTTACTTTTACTCTTCCTTCCATAAAAGTAATGGAGGAAAGTACGTTACTTAATAGTAATTTGAAAAATAAAAACGAACGTATACAGTTGGAATTCTCTGATATTTATTCGTAATATTCGTAAATTACTATTGAAAACTTATACTATTATAAATTAACAGAATATTCTATAAGTGATAGTGAATTATATATTGATTTCTATTGTTATGATACATCCATCCCGAATTTTGGTATTTCCTAGTGGCTTTCTGATTTGTTTGATTTTAGGTATTCGAGGTGTTTTTTATTAAAAGGGAACATTTATGTGTTTATATAGAATTGTTTTATAAATTAATAAACATATGTTTGTGAAAGTGACTTCAAACAAACATATTGGTATTATAAAGAAAAGAAGTTGAGGGAGCATATAACATGAATATAGCTTATGTTAGAATATCAACCGTAGAGCAGAATGAAAGCATACAACTAGAAGGACTAAAAAAGTATGATATAGATAATTGGTTTAGTGAAAAGGTCAGTGCTAAAGATACAAACAGACCAGAGTTAAAAAGAATGATAGAGTTTGCTAGAAAAGACGATACAATATATATTCATAGCCTTGATAGGTTAGCCACGAGTACAAAGGACTTATCGGGTATAGTTGAGCAGCTACAAACAAAAGGTATACACCTAGTAAGCGGTAAAGAGAATATAGATACTAATACTGAAGCAGGTAAGTCAATGTTAACTATGATAGGGGTTTATTAATACATTTGAACGTGAGAACATGTTAGAAAGGCAACGTGAGGGTATTGCAATAGCAAAGAAATGTGCTATTTGTGGAGAGAAAATTGGTTTTTCATCAGGAAAGTTTATTTCAGAAAAATATGTGTGTAATACCTGTTATGAGTTAAATGAGAAAAAGAAGTTGAGCGAGCCACAAGAAGAGTATAATGATAGTGAATTAGTTATGGGTAAAGGGTTAAGTTACATGGCTGACGCATTTAAAAATGATAAGATCTTCAATTCGTCAATAAACAAAAAATAACAAAGTCTGAATATTTGGAGAAGTTTTCTTATGATATTTATAGATAAAGGAAACTAAAAAAAACTTGTAGAATATAACTATATAAATATAAAGTTTTTCTAAAGGATGTAGTTTTACAGGTAAAGAATTATATGACAGCATGAATTACTTTTATACTTCACAAACATATGAGTTAATTAGTGAGGGGGAGAATTATTTATGATCATATTAATTACAGGAGCTAATGGTCAGCTAGGTAGAGAATTAGCTAAGCAATATCATAAGAA
This DNA window, taken from Clostridium estertheticum, encodes the following:
- a CDS encoding ATP-binding protein, producing the protein MDKSKGRRAIIMVYFSIAFLSLFIIVFSIYSLNKVYKESRFIIEKILPIKTLSTGILTSLIYQETGIRGYIITENKRNLRSYYLGIKQIKEYHNSLDNLHDTSLDVVASDKLSNQMGEIENFFEQQILLVNNGKSQEAKLNINKGENLMEEFSIADNNLVSIIDLEINDIHKKAVNTQIIHKYLLIFIGTLLVLVNFIFIKYISYYMNEEINKKNELNKELQKLLVSEDEFIANISHELKTPLNVIFSSAQLFEMYCYNGSLDDRREKIIKYIDSMKLNSYRLSKLINNIVDSSKIKAGFFELHLSNNNITEIIEGIVMSVIDYSDSKGLNIIFDTDIEEKIIGCDPEKIERIVLNLISNAIKFSDKGTEICVNIQDKNEFVEISVRDNGVGIDSNHKDMIFDRFKQVNKSLSRNAEGTGIGLSLVKSIVELHGGKIFVESELGKGSKFTFTLPSIKVMEESTLLNSNLKNKNERIQLEFSDIYS
- a CDS encoding recombinase family protein; this encodes MNIAYVRISTVEQNESIQLEGLKKYDIDNWFSEKVSAKDTNRPELKRMIEFARKDDTIYIHSLDRLATSTKDLSGIVEQLQTKGIHLVSGKENIDTNTEAGKSMLTMIGVY
- a CDS encoding DUF4428 domain-containing protein; amino-acid sequence: MLERQREGIAIAKKCAICGEKIGFSSGKFISEKYVCNTCYELNEKKKLSEPQEEYNDSELVMGKGLSYMADAFKNDKIFNSSINKK